GTTCTGGAGCACATCTGACTGCTACTGCCCACGAGGCCCCAGCCAGCCACCATGTACTGCCTTCAGTGGTTGCTACCTGTCCTGCTCATACCCAAGCCCCTCAACCCAGCATTGTGGTTCAGTCACTCGATGTTCATGGGATTCTACCTGCTGAGTTTTCTCCTGGAACGGAAACCTTGCACAATTTGTGCCTTGGTCTTCCTGGCAGCTCTA
The genomic region above belongs to Camarhynchus parvulus chromosome 20, STF_HiC, whole genome shotgun sequence and contains:
- the BLCAP gene encoding bladder cancer-associated protein gives rise to the protein MYCLQWLLPVLLIPKPLNPALWFSHSMFMGFYLLSFLLERKPCTICALVFLAALFLICYSCWGNCFLYHCTGSQLPESAHDPSIVGT